The following are encoded together in the Diabrotica undecimpunctata isolate CICGRU chromosome 7, icDiaUnde3, whole genome shotgun sequence genome:
- the LOC140446815 gene encoding ATP-dependent Clp protease proteolytic subunit-like yields the protein MTYTNKRLEVISKLKMVRRNMFRLCSKSLEFAGLPNPMMANIPAFHHVPIVVEQTSRGERAFDIYSRLLKERIICLMGPINDISSSLIIAQLLYLQAESSSKPIHMYINSPGGVITSGLGIYDTMQYILPPVATWCVGQACSMASLLLAAGTPGMRSSLPNARIMIHQPSGGVVGQATDIKIQAEEILKIKKQINHLYEKHTGMPVEKVESSLERDNFMTPTEALLFGLIDKVSTKPLPNKDIKKKVHDQKPIDPPFIDVSKSVLKKEPCKEN from the exons ATGACGTATACTAACAAACGTCTAGaagtaatttctaaattgaaaATGGTCCGTAGAAATATGTTTCGATTGTGTTCAAAATCTTTAGAATTCGCAGGACTTCCTAATCCTATGATGGCAAATATTCCAGCATTTCATCATGTGCCGATTGTTGTTGAACAGACTAGTAGAGGAGAAAGGGCATTTGATATATATTCCAG ATTATTAAAAGAAAGAATAATATGTTTAATGGGACCTATTAATGACATAAGCAGTTCTTTGATAATTGCCCAGCTATTATACCTTCAAGCTGAATCATCTTCAAAGCCTATTCATATGTACATCAATTCCCCTGGGGGTGTTATTACATCAGGATTGGGAATATATGATACAATGCAGTACATTCTACCTCCAGTTGCTACTTGGTGCGTGGGACAAGCTTGCAGTATGGCATCTTTATTGTTAGCTGCAG GAACACCCGGAATGAGAAGTTCCTTACCCAATGCACGGATTATGATTCACCAACCATCTGGAGGAGTAGTGGGTCAGGCTACTGACATCAAAATACAAGCAGAGGAAATTCtgaagattaagaaacaaataaatCACCTATATGAAAAACATACCGGGATGCCTGTAGAAAAAGTTGAATCCAGCTTGGAAAGAGATAATTTCATGACTCCTACTGAAGCTCTCTTATTTGGCTTAATTGATAAAGTTTCAACTAAACCTCTTCCGAATAAGGATATAAAGAAAAAAGTTCATGATCAAAAACCAATTGATCCTCCTTTCATTGATGTCTCAAAGTCAGTTCTTAAAAAAGAACCTTGCAAGGAGAATTAA